Proteins found in one Paenibacillus borealis genomic segment:
- a CDS encoding copper amine oxidase N-terminal domain-containing protein produces MNLKKMILVAVLAVSQTAAAVPAFAIPASTQSTTGNVAAAVNTTQTVVTQEEPSATDPLPPLVTEAPAGTVTPTPTPVPAATAVPAVPAATATPIPAVTQAPIDGAVSTDAAVPTATPLPGSTQVLQPTTTAGLTTSATGGQLILMMNSNKMYRNGTPYTANQPMAVKNGVSYVSIRAMVEMVGVSYTYDYKTKEVIVTKGTSIMRFKTDSKIYTVNGAKNTMKGPAYQFKGTFMVPLTSITYALNIPYTVDNVQKRVILTLNTKPTASFKVQPTEIYAGQTIVNYVTSYSSPNGTPMAEEQWGGNKLDMYDQPGFYTVTYSVRDANNLWSDPYSVTIQVLQPNQPPVAQFTTDKDEYKMGEPVILTDTSYDPEYEELTTTWSNRGLAYFNPGPTSIQLTVTDKHGLSSTFEKTINITSEQLYTQDEVAKLFTIPGDVLTFDGGLIPGLPNLPYNLSSDSYTLIRSNSPETVNTEGVLYRETSVGKTRFLVHHMNNMTTRQKLYVIATNNGIYPATISTEYSGIAGPVTSPEYTGRISIQKYYNSMITGSSKAQIILQPGQSVPILTDLNKIAMKPKEVLSLSADLVSDYPILYNVVMVEETKDPVAVLPTLPILDRDGVHNRGTYPDSTRIINVTDLVGTTQSKLILGDNKNDLNLIGIDPMTGTEASNSGNFGVLYKIVLDRVAANTLITFNPRGGNYLGSVLVNGTIVNLPNKGSLSSSDMNAVIFRTGEYEGPVDITFSVASGSNLPVNFVFTPLPAKK; encoded by the coding sequence ATGAATTTGAAAAAAATGATCTTAGTGGCAGTATTGGCCGTGTCACAAACCGCAGCAGCGGTTCCGGCCTTTGCAATCCCTGCCAGCACACAAAGTACCACTGGCAACGTTGCCGCAGCGGTGAATACCACACAGACGGTTGTAACACAGGAGGAGCCCTCGGCTACAGATCCGTTGCCTCCATTAGTTACTGAGGCGCCTGCAGGTACGGTTACGCCAACACCAACACCGGTCCCGGCAGCAACAGCAGTTCCTGCAGTGCCGGCAGCAACTGCAACACCAATTCCGGCAGTGACCCAGGCTCCTATTGATGGCGCTGTTTCAACAGACGCGGCTGTTCCAACGGCTACCCCGCTTCCTGGCAGTACTCAAGTGTTGCAGCCGACAACAACTGCAGGTCTGACCACCTCCGCCACTGGCGGCCAGCTCATCCTGATGATGAACAGCAACAAAATGTACAGAAACGGTACACCGTATACTGCCAACCAGCCGATGGCTGTCAAGAACGGGGTCTCGTATGTATCGATCCGTGCAATGGTGGAAATGGTCGGAGTAAGCTATACCTACGACTACAAAACCAAGGAAGTTATTGTTACTAAAGGTACCAGTATTATGCGCTTCAAGACCGACAGTAAGATCTATACGGTAAATGGCGCCAAGAATACAATGAAAGGCCCGGCCTACCAGTTCAAGGGCACCTTCATGGTTCCTTTAACCTCCATTACGTATGCGCTGAATATTCCTTATACGGTGGACAATGTACAGAAGCGTGTCATTCTTACGCTGAATACAAAGCCGACCGCTTCTTTCAAGGTTCAGCCGACTGAAATTTATGCCGGTCAGACAATAGTGAATTATGTAACTTCCTATTCTTCACCAAATGGCACGCCGATGGCTGAAGAACAATGGGGCGGCAACAAGCTGGATATGTACGATCAGCCGGGATTCTATACCGTTACGTATTCTGTACGTGATGCAAATAATCTGTGGAGTGATCCTTATTCTGTAACGATCCAGGTGCTGCAGCCGAATCAGCCGCCTGTGGCTCAGTTCACGACTGACAAAGATGAATACAAAATGGGTGAGCCGGTAATTCTGACGGATACCAGCTACGACCCCGAATATGAAGAATTGACCACCACTTGGAGCAACCGTGGCCTGGCCTACTTTAACCCGGGTCCTACGTCCATCCAGCTGACGGTAACGGATAAGCATGGTCTTAGCAGTACTTTTGAGAAAACGATTAACATTACAAGCGAACAGCTGTATACCCAGGATGAAGTAGCAAAGCTGTTCACTATTCCCGGCGATGTGCTGACGTTTGATGGTGGACTAATCCCGGGACTTCCGAACCTGCCGTATAATCTGTCGTCTGACAGCTATACGCTGATCCGCAGTAACAGCCCTGAAACGGTTAATACCGAAGGCGTTCTGTATCGCGAGACTTCCGTAGGGAAGACACGTTTCCTGGTGCATCATATGAACAATATGACTACACGACAGAAGCTGTATGTGATCGCTACGAACAACGGCATATATCCGGCGACGATTTCGACCGAATACTCAGGTATTGCCGGTCCGGTAACTTCTCCGGAATATACGGGCAGAATTTCGATTCAGAAATACTACAATTCCATGATTACAGGTTCAAGCAAAGCCCAAATCATCCTGCAGCCGGGTCAAAGTGTACCTATTCTGACAGATCTGAATAAGATTGCTATGAAACCGAAAGAAGTGCTTTCACTCAGCGCCGATCTGGTTAGTGATTACCCTATTCTATATAATGTGGTAATGGTTGAAGAGACTAAAGATCCGGTAGCTGTGCTGCCGACACTGCCAATTCTTGACCGCGATGGTGTGCATAACCGGGGAACGTATCCGGATTCAACACGCATCATTAATGTGACTGATCTGGTTGGCACAACGCAATCCAAGCTGATTCTGGGGGATAATAAAAATGACCTCAATCTGATTGGTATTGACCCGATGACTGGAACCGAAGCTTCCAATTCCGGCAACTTCGGTGTACTGTACAAAATCGTTCTGGACCGTGTGGCAGCGAACACACTGATCACCTTCAACCCGCGTGGAGGTAATTATCTGGGTTCTGTACTGGTGAACGGAACGATTGTGAATCTGCCGAATAAGGGAAGCTTATCCAGCTCGGACATGAATGCAGTAATATTCCGCACCGGCGAATATGAAGGTCCGGTTGATATTACCTTCTCCGTAGCTTCCGGCAGTAATCTGCCTGTAAACTTTGTGTTTACTCCGCTTCCGGCCAAAAAATAA
- a CDS encoding response regulator transcription factor produces the protein MLKVLLVDDEAPILNNLNKVLPWQDMGMEVTGMARSGMEALRLAEEEAPDLVLCDIRMPVMDGLTFIGKLREMGLESEVLLLSGYQEFDYAREAIRLGVKEYICKPIHYEELGNKVREIGARIRSKQYKDKLYNSIPLFQEMPVPEDSAKKTPDQLMNQAAQYITERLNYDLGIEEVANRIGISSSYFCLLFKNRFAMTFVEYVTLQRIEAAKFMLASSDKSITAISSGVGYQERRYFTKVFQKQTGMSPKEYRDKYKAAEVR, from the coding sequence ATGCTAAAAGTATTATTGGTTGACGATGAGGCGCCTATCCTGAACAATCTCAACAAAGTACTGCCTTGGCAGGACATGGGGATGGAAGTAACGGGGATGGCCCGCAGCGGTATGGAAGCACTGCGCCTCGCTGAAGAGGAAGCGCCGGATCTGGTGCTGTGTGACATCCGGATGCCGGTGATGGACGGACTTACGTTCATCGGCAAGCTGCGTGAGATGGGGCTGGAGAGTGAAGTGCTGCTGCTCAGCGGGTATCAGGAGTTTGATTATGCGCGCGAGGCCATCCGTCTCGGGGTGAAGGAATATATCTGCAAGCCGATACATTATGAGGAGCTTGGCAACAAGGTGAGGGAGATCGGAGCACGGATCCGCAGTAAACAATACAAGGATAAACTGTATAACAGTATTCCCTTGTTTCAGGAGATGCCTGTTCCCGAGGATTCCGCCAAAAAAACACCGGATCAATTGATGAACCAGGCTGCACAATATATTACCGAACGGCTGAACTATGACCTTGGCATTGAAGAGGTGGCGAATAGAATTGGTATCAGCAGCAGCTATTTCTGCCTGCTCTTCAAGAACCGCTTTGCGATGACCTTCGTGGAGTATGTTACCTTACAGCGGATTGAAGCCGCCAAATTCATGCTCGCCAGCAGCGATAAAAGCATCACTGCCATCAGCTCCGGAGTGGGCTATCAGGAACGGCGTTACTTCACCAAGGTGTTCCAGAAACAGACGGGAATGTCCCCCAAGGAATACCGCGATAAATACAAAGCAGCCGAAGTCCGTTAA
- a CDS encoding cache domain-containing sensor histidine kinase has product MNLRYKLFTAFLGLIIIPLFILGMIMFFVTYNSIEKKYSQQSEYSLKAISYSISNVFKDMDNVTDNGIATSVFHMALSADDPSKQDLTDAEQLSLNASQRNFRSLLYNHPSISYAFLYNFNGKGSSEIVSVFNKENFRTLPYDKFKGSDLYQEVMKLNGVPKWLAPHEYPELTGTEAVFTQIRLIKELSFFQNIGILVVQIKNWEFESIFRNLKIGDSNQKVSFMLVNDDGMILLDPDRKLDGQDFRDFTTKDITFKPGFQSYRTQFDGEKSILSVYHLKEYPWSLVSVTSWGSLSHEVTVFARWFVVVMFLCLLGAVIFNLFFMNRITGGIAVIVRFMRRVEDGDLTTRVEEKGSDEMTLLARGFNDLMDKINSLFNRVHEEQRRKNQAEMRVLQAQIKPHFLFNTLESINVLAVQNEGRKVSEMVYRLASILRISIQDRDEITLEEEVKHLRNYLDIQKFRFEDLFDYELEVPEELLGCGILKLTLQPLVENSIQHGFEGISYKGLVSVKVWEDRGNLILRIQDNGIGMTPSQLSMFQYMVNDPAEQKPEGKPEHGIHLERRGLGVRSVADRIRIEYGGRYGIFICASPGEGTIIQCVIPKYGQGEDHYAKSIIG; this is encoded by the coding sequence ATGAATTTGCGCTACAAATTATTTACGGCATTTCTGGGCCTGATTATCATTCCCTTATTCATTCTTGGCATGATTATGTTCTTCGTCACTTATAATTCGATAGAGAAGAAGTACAGCCAGCAATCCGAATACTCGCTTAAGGCGATCAGTTACAGCATTTCTAATGTTTTTAAGGATATGGACAATGTGACAGACAACGGAATTGCCACCTCGGTGTTTCATATGGCGCTCAGTGCGGATGATCCCTCCAAACAGGATTTGACCGATGCCGAGCAGCTAAGCCTGAATGCCAGCCAGCGCAATTTCCGTAGTCTGCTCTATAACCATCCGTCGATCAGCTATGCGTTTCTGTATAATTTTAATGGAAAAGGCAGCTCGGAGATCGTATCGGTATTCAACAAAGAAAATTTCCGCACACTCCCCTATGATAAGTTCAAAGGAAGTGATCTCTACCAGGAGGTTATGAAGCTTAACGGCGTTCCGAAATGGCTGGCTCCGCATGAGTATCCCGAACTGACGGGAACGGAGGCTGTATTTACGCAGATCCGGCTTATCAAGGAGCTTAGCTTTTTTCAGAACATCGGTATTCTGGTAGTCCAGATCAAGAACTGGGAGTTCGAATCGATATTCCGCAATCTCAAGATCGGGGACAGCAATCAGAAGGTGTCTTTTATGCTGGTCAACGATGACGGTATGATCCTGCTTGACCCGGACAGGAAGCTGGACGGACAGGATTTCCGCGATTTCACTACGAAGGATATTACGTTCAAGCCGGGCTTCCAGAGCTACAGAACCCAATTTGACGGTGAAAAGAGTATTCTGTCAGTCTATCACCTGAAGGAATATCCCTGGAGTCTGGTTTCTGTGACCTCGTGGGGCTCGTTGTCTCATGAAGTAACCGTATTTGCCCGCTGGTTTGTGGTTGTGATGTTCCTGTGCTTACTGGGTGCAGTGATCTTCAACCTGTTCTTCATGAACCGGATTACGGGCGGGATTGCTGTGATCGTGCGCTTCATGCGGCGGGTGGAGGATGGTGACCTGACAACCCGGGTTGAAGAGAAGGGCAGTGACGAAATGACGCTGCTGGCCCGGGGCTTCAATGATCTTATGGACAAAATCAATTCGCTCTTTAACCGGGTCCATGAAGAGCAGCGGCGCAAAAACCAGGCGGAAATGCGCGTGCTGCAGGCGCAGATCAAACCGCATTTTCTGTTCAATACACTGGAGTCCATTAATGTGCTGGCCGTGCAGAATGAAGGGCGAAAGGTCAGTGAGATGGTCTACAGGCTGGCCAGTATTCTACGGATCAGCATCCAGGACAGGGACGAAATTACGCTGGAGGAAGAGGTTAAGCATCTGCGCAATTATCTCGATATCCAGAAATTCCGGTTCGAGGATCTGTTTGACTATGAGCTTGAGGTTCCGGAGGAGCTGCTGGGCTGCGGGATTCTGAAGCTTACGCTGCAGCCGCTGGTAGAGAACAGTATTCAGCATGGTTTTGAAGGTATCAGTTACAAAGGTCTGGTAAGTGTTAAGGTCTGGGAAGACCGGGGGAATCTGATCCTGCGGATTCAGGATAACGGGATCGGCATGACTCCGTCCCAGCTGTCCATGTTTCAGTATATGGTTAACGATCCGGCAGAGCAGAAGCCTGAAGGCAAACCGGAACACGGAATTCACCTGGAGCGGAGGGGGCTTGGCGTACGCAGTGTAGCAGACCGCATCCGTATAGAGTACGGCGGCAGATATGGGATTTTCATCTGTGCGAGTCCTGGTGAGGGAACGATTATCCAGTGCGTCATACCTAAATACGGGCAGGGGGAAGATCATTATGCTAAAAGTATTATTGGTTGA
- a CDS encoding carbohydrate ABC transporter permease: protein MPRLKKSLPHVALLGYLVVVLFPFLFVLFSSVKKDNNAIALNPFGIPKTFEFSNYVEAWVNAKISTYFFNSLYISILSSVVSILLASMFAFAVTRMRQGQWNKILFSLVLIGMLIPNNALMLPIYTIVRKLHILNTHWALIIPYIANAIPFTIIILAAFMRSLPSEIEEAAVMDGLKAPGIFARIIVPLTVPAMVTVFIVNFLGNWNEFLLANYFLSNDELRTLPVGMVQFRDQYQMNYAQMSAGIVYSVVPVIVIYAILQEKIIEGVTAGSVKG, encoded by the coding sequence ATGCCGCGCCTGAAGAAAAGCTTACCTCACGTTGCCCTGCTGGGATATCTGGTCGTTGTGCTCTTCCCGTTTCTCTTTGTCCTGTTCTCCTCGGTGAAGAAGGACAATAATGCGATCGCCCTCAATCCATTCGGGATTCCGAAGACCTTCGAATTTTCGAACTATGTTGAAGCCTGGGTGAACGCCAAGATCAGCACATACTTTTTTAACAGCTTATATATTTCGATCCTGTCATCAGTGGTCTCCATTCTGCTGGCGTCCATGTTTGCCTTTGCGGTGACGCGGATGCGCCAGGGGCAATGGAACAAGATATTGTTCTCGCTGGTCCTGATCGGTATGCTGATTCCGAACAATGCGCTGATGCTGCCAATCTACACGATTGTCCGTAAGCTTCATATTCTCAATACGCACTGGGCACTGATTATTCCTTATATCGCCAATGCGATTCCGTTCACGATTATTATCCTGGCGGCATTCATGCGCTCACTGCCCAGTGAAATTGAAGAAGCAGCGGTCATGGATGGCTTGAAGGCTCCGGGTATCTTTGCTAGAATTATTGTACCTTTGACAGTTCCGGCCATGGTTACAGTCTTCATTGTTAATTTCCTGGGAAATTGGAACGAGTTCCTGCTGGCTAACTATTTTCTCTCTAATGACGAGCTGCGCACGCTTCCGGTGGGCATGGTTCAATTCCGTGATCAATATCAGATGAACTACGCGCAAATGTCAGCGGGTATTGTCTACAGCGTGGTCCCGGTTATCGTCATTTATGCTATTTTGCAGGAGAAGATTATTGAAGGCGTAACAGCAGGCAGTGTAAAAGGATAA
- a CDS encoding carbohydrate ABC transporter permease, translated as MNKALRNPLVFILFVIPALVLFIMFFIYPIFSSIYYSFTSWNGVSDTVKYAGLDNFKKALGDERFWVSVKNNGWFILFSVCIQVPLIVFFSLLIANVKKLKGLYKTAVFMPSIMSTAVIGILWGFIYEPNIGLFNKVLGLVGIEPVYWLSDERFAMLSILITNAWQWTGFYIVMVLAAILSIPAELDEAAAIDGATGFQRATRITLPLIVPIISVVIMLSIAGAMKAADIVIVMTKGGPAGSTEVMATYMIKYAITNFKYGYGNTIAVLIFMFTLVVTALYQLLFARRNERIEY; from the coding sequence ATGAATAAGGCACTAAGAAATCCTCTGGTGTTCATTCTGTTCGTTATACCGGCACTGGTTCTGTTCATTATGTTCTTCATTTATCCCATCTTCAGCTCCATCTACTACAGCTTCACCAGCTGGAACGGTGTATCCGATACTGTGAAATACGCCGGACTGGACAACTTCAAAAAAGCCCTGGGAGATGAACGCTTCTGGGTTTCTGTTAAAAATAACGGCTGGTTCATTCTGTTCTCCGTATGTATCCAGGTACCGTTGATTGTGTTCTTCTCCTTATTGATTGCCAATGTGAAGAAACTGAAGGGGTTATACAAGACGGCTGTGTTCATGCCATCCATTATGTCAACAGCGGTTATCGGTATTCTCTGGGGCTTCATCTATGAGCCGAATATTGGCCTGTTCAACAAAGTGCTTGGTCTTGTCGGCATAGAACCTGTCTACTGGCTGTCGGATGAACGCTTCGCGATGCTGTCGATTCTGATTACGAATGCCTGGCAGTGGACCGGATTCTACATTGTAATGGTGCTGGCCGCCATTCTCTCGATCCCCGCAGAGCTGGATGAAGCTGCGGCCATTGACGGCGCTACGGGCTTCCAGCGGGCTACACGCATCACTCTGCCGCTGATTGTCCCGATTATCTCGGTAGTCATTATGCTCTCGATTGCCGGAGCGATGAAAGCCGCGGATATCGTCATAGTTATGACCAAAGGCGGTCCGGCCGGTTCAACCGAGGTTATGGCCACCTATATGATTAAATATGCGATCACCAACTTCAAATATGGGTACGGCAATACCATTGCAGTTCTGATCTTTATGTTCACGCTCGTGGTTACAGCCCTCTATCAGCTGCTGTTTGCCCGTCGTAATGAAAGGATTGAATACTGA
- a CDS encoding ABC transporter substrate-binding protein yields the protein MRKSLTMLLSLMFVTSALLTGCGGNNNNAAATEEPAATNEAAATNAAATEEPVSAEPFEMTVRHTQVGADKQKRLAILEDVVGKVQEEVPGLTFKLDGVDSDVNRKEKLRGEMAAGNPPEIFDLFGSPDSKIYAKEGKLLDLTPILDELGIKDKFSNLDPFTYEGKIYGLPIGGSGEGFFYNKEYYDSKGWKAPATFAELEQQLADIKADGKVPLAGASKAGWVPLMLANHLWSRYAGPDVTAKFATGEAKWNDPNVVKGFAKYKEWVDKGYFKKGELGFEYAEYTTQFTSGEAILMYDGTWKSSVFKAGQSGEGLIGKVGFFNIPAVDGGVGDQTALMRDVNNGYGFSASAGDDERQLAAVKSFIKNMFNEEMQLRGLVEDGVLPAMKIDQAVLNENITDDLMSEIVAVLNSSQSSFPAFDSLVQADVTTEISNIQIQSLIGGQTTPEKMGDALQKIQEEANAAVE from the coding sequence ATGAGAAAAAGCTTAACAATGCTGTTGTCCCTGATGTTCGTCACCTCAGCGCTGCTGACGGGTTGTGGAGGCAACAATAACAATGCTGCTGCAACGGAAGAACCGGCTGCAACGAATGAGGCCGCTGCTACTAATGCTGCTGCAACTGAAGAGCCGGTTAGTGCTGAACCTTTTGAAATGACGGTCCGTCATACTCAGGTAGGTGCAGATAAACAGAAACGTCTGGCGATTCTGGAGGATGTGGTCGGCAAGGTACAGGAAGAAGTGCCAGGACTGACCTTCAAGCTCGATGGAGTCGATTCGGATGTGAACCGCAAAGAGAAGCTGCGCGGGGAAATGGCAGCCGGTAATCCGCCGGAGATCTTCGACCTGTTCGGCAGTCCGGATTCTAAGATCTATGCCAAAGAAGGTAAGCTGCTCGATCTGACCCCGATCCTCGATGAACTAGGCATTAAAGACAAGTTCTCCAACCTGGATCCATTCACTTATGAAGGAAAGATCTACGGTCTGCCTATCGGCGGTTCAGGTGAAGGATTCTTCTACAATAAAGAATACTATGACAGCAAGGGCTGGAAGGCGCCGGCCACCTTCGCTGAGCTGGAACAGCAGCTGGCTGATATCAAGGCTGACGGCAAAGTGCCGCTTGCCGGTGCTTCCAAAGCTGGCTGGGTACCGCTAATGCTTGCCAACCATCTCTGGTCACGCTATGCCGGACCGGATGTTACAGCGAAGTTCGCTACGGGCGAAGCTAAGTGGAATGATCCTAATGTAGTCAAAGGCTTCGCGAAATACAAGGAATGGGTAGACAAAGGCTACTTCAAGAAAGGCGAACTCGGCTTCGAGTATGCTGAGTATACCACCCAGTTCACCAGCGGTGAAGCAATCCTGATGTATGACGGCACTTGGAAGTCCTCCGTATTCAAAGCCGGACAATCCGGTGAAGGCCTGATCGGCAAAGTTGGATTCTTCAATATTCCAGCGGTAGACGGCGGAGTGGGTGATCAGACGGCACTCATGCGTGATGTGAACAACGGCTATGGCTTCTCGGCATCTGCGGGTGATGATGAACGTCAACTGGCTGCAGTGAAATCATTCATTAAGAATATGTTCAATGAAGAAATGCAGCTGCGCGGACTGGTGGAAGACGGCGTATTGCCGGCTATGAAGATTGACCAGGCAGTGCTGAATGAGAATATTACCGATGATCTGATGAGTGAGATTGTTGCAGTACTCAACAGCTCCCAGTCTTCCTTCCCGGCATTTGACTCTCTGGTGCAAGCGGATGTGACTACCGAGATCAGTAATATCCAAATTCAAAGCCTGATTGGCGGACAGACCACTCCTGAGAAGATGGGCGATGCCCTGCAGAAGATTCAGGAAGAAGCCAACGCAGCAGTAGAATAA